ACCAGTGATGCCGTCGTCTGGCAGGTGTGGAAATGCTTCGGTGATCATGTGGTCGCCGGGACGCAGAATCACGGCGTTGTCGCTGTGGTCTTCATGATCGAGCCCGAATTGCTCTGCCAGCATTTCAAGGTATTCAGCTAAAGTGTCGCTGCGTTGCTCGGCTTCTAGTGCGGTAATTAGCTCGGCGGCGCGCTGTGGTTGACAGGAGTTTAATTCCAGTAGGCGGTTGCGGCCTTTGCGCAGATGCTCTTGTAGTTCAACAGCTTTAGCCGAGGCGCGCGCAATTAAGCCCTTAATAGCGGCATTGTCGGTATTTGCTAGTGCAGCATGGAGCTCGTCACCGAATTCAAGATTTAGCGCATTGCCGACAGTGCAGGGTTGGCTGAAAATATTGACGGCGTCGCGATACCAGAGGAGTAATTTTTCTTGAGCGCTGTCAGCGTAGTAGGGCACATGTAAATTAACATCGCCGAGCTGACCGATACGATCTAGGCGGCCAATTCGCTGCTCTAGCAAGTCGGGGTTTAACGGTAGATCAAGCAAAATGAGATGTTGTGCGAACTGGAAATTGCGGCCTTCGCTGCCAATTTCTGAACAAATCAGAAGCTGGGCGCCATCTTCAGGGTCTGCAAAGTAGGCGGCGGCGCGGTCGCGCTCAATTAAGCTGAGTTCTTCGTGGAATACCGCACTGGCGATCCCGCGACGTAAACGCAGGTGTAATTCAAGGTCTCTAGCAGCGCTGGAGTCGGCTGCAATTAATAAGACTTTCTCGTCGGGGTTTTGCAGTAAAAATTTCTCTACCCAAGCGACGCGTGGGTCTGTTTTTAGCCACATAACACCAAGTAGCTGTTCTGGATGAAGCGATTCTTCAATGGTTGCCGTGGTGCAGGCCTGCTCATATCCCGGCGGGACGCTGAGTGGGTGTTCGTGTAGAACACGCTTGGGGAAGCCGCCGACCGACGCGCGAGTATTGCGGAACAGCATACGGCCGGTGCCGAAGCGATCGAGAAGGTCGCGTATGGTTTTGTCGAGCTGCTCAGTGCTCGCCTGGTTTTGAAGCGAAGATACTTGGCTGTTGCCTAATAGGGCTTCCAGGCGCTGACAGAAGTCGGCGTCGTTTAGCGCAGCTTCTGGGGTATCAGCTAAACCTTGTATCAGTTCGCTGATTTCTTCGTAGTGCCCCTGTTCTTCAAGAAAGGCCGCAAGGTCTGGATAGCGAGCCGGATCTAGCAGGCGAAGGCGTGCAAAATGCCCATCGATTCCCGCATTTTCCGGGGTGGCTGTTAGCAAGAGTACTGAGGCGATCTCCGCGCTCAGTCGTTCAACTAGTTTGTATTCTACTGAGGAGTCGTCGTCTTCATGCCATTGGAGGTGATGAGCTTCGTCAACCACCAGCATGTCCCAGCCGGCATCACAGAGTTGTTGTTGGCGGCGGGTATGGGTGCTTATCCAGCTAAGCGGACAAATAACGAGCTGGGCATCTTCAAAGGGATTCTCTTCTTTCTGCTTAGACTCTTCTTCGTCAAAGAAGATGCTGCTTGGGTCGTCTTCATATTCGTCTATTTGTTGGCAGCGAGCTTCGTTAAAAATACTGAACTTAAGATTAAAACGCCGCAGCATTTCCACTAGCCATTGGTGAACCAGGCTGTCTGGTACCACAATCAGGATTCTTTTAGCCCGCTCCAGCAATAACAACTGATGAATGATGAGACCGGCTTCAATGGTTTTACCCAAGCCAACTTCGTCTGCCAGTAAAACCCTTGGAGCGGCCCTGCTTGCGACCTCGGCGGCGATATACATTTGGTGGGGTAGTAATTGCACCCGAGGTCCCAGTAGGCCGCGGGTACTGGCGGCCTGGCTGGTGTTTTGTTGTTCTAGGGTGGCTGCCCGCAATGCAAAGCGGCGGTAGTGTTCGACTTGACCGGCTAGCAAGCGTTCTTTAGCGTTGCTGAGCTTGATGTTGGCGCTCAGAACTTGCTCGGGTACGGGGTGTACGTCGCCATTTTCGTCTCTGGCAAAATAGACGATGCAGCCTCCATGCTCCTGCTGCTCGGTAACAATAAGGGGGCCTTGGCCCGGCACATCTATATCATCGCCCACTTGAAACAAAACCCGTGATAAGGGCGCGGCAGCGGCAGCATAAGTCCGCTCTTCTTCCGCAGCCGGAAATGCGATAACCACGCGGCGGTGTTCGGCTTCAAGAATAATGCCCAGGCCAAGGTCGGGTTCGGGGTTGCTAATCCAGCGTTGGCCGGCGATAAAAATATTAGACATAGGGTATTGGTATGGCTCGGTGTATTGAGTGAGTTGCACGGCGTTTAGCGTGAAACCTGAAATTCAGG
This window of the Zhongshania sp. R06B22 genome carries:
- the rapA gene encoding RNA polymerase-associated protein RapA gives rise to the protein MSNIFIAGQRWISNPEPDLGLGIILEAEHRRVVIAFPAAEEERTYAAAAAPLSRVLFQVGDDIDVPGQGPLIVTEQQEHGGCIVYFARDENGDVHPVPEQVLSANIKLSNAKERLLAGQVEHYRRFALRAATLEQQNTSQAASTRGLLGPRVQLLPHQMYIAAEVASRAAPRVLLADEVGLGKTIEAGLIIHQLLLLERAKRILIVVPDSLVHQWLVEMLRRFNLKFSIFNEARCQQIDEYEDDPSSIFFDEEESKQKEENPFEDAQLVICPLSWISTHTRRQQQLCDAGWDMLVVDEAHHLQWHEDDDSSVEYKLVERLSAEIASVLLLTATPENAGIDGHFARLRLLDPARYPDLAAFLEEQGHYEEISELIQGLADTPEAALNDADFCQRLEALLGNSQVSSLQNQASTEQLDKTIRDLLDRFGTGRMLFRNTRASVGGFPKRVLHEHPLSVPPGYEQACTTATIEESLHPEQLLGVMWLKTDPRVAWVEKFLLQNPDEKVLLIAADSSAARDLELHLRLRRGIASAVFHEELSLIERDRAAAYFADPEDGAQLLICSEIGSEGRNFQFAQHLILLDLPLNPDLLEQRIGRLDRIGQLGDVNLHVPYYADSAQEKLLLWYRDAVNIFSQPCTVGNALNLEFGDELHAALANTDNAAIKGLIARASAKAVELQEHLRKGRNRLLELNSCQPQRAAELITALEAEQRSDTLAEYLEMLAEQFGLDHEDHSDNAVILRPGDHMITEAFPHLPDDGITGTFDRERALSREDMAYFSWEHPLVISAMDMVMSSDFGSACICTIAVKALKPGTLLLEGFFSPALQAPAWLQLRRYLPAQSFRLVVDQQNRDLSKAVAHSKLNQLAQGVKKTLMPVLLREVRSTITAMIPHIESLAEDACKDWRKEATEAFQAERSSERERLHALMSRNPHVAPQELEIFDQETTIGMTALQSLQLNMSALRLAIVSQ